Within Deferrivibrio essentukiensis, the genomic segment TCGATTGGAACATTATGACTAATCAATCCGGCTTTAATAATTCAGATTATTTTTACTTTGAATCCACACTACCTTCTCAACTATTAAATTCAGATAATATATCATTTAAATTTTGCTTTGAAGGAAATACTGGGGATAAAGCTTTTGTGGATGCCATAAGAGTAAGTCTAAGCGATACACCGGATGCATTTTTATTTGAATCAGGGACATCGATGGCTACCCCCTTTGTAACAGCTGCTGCCGCACTATCTTATCTTGATAACGGATTTTTTGACCCCGAAGATTTGTCAAAGTCAGGCGATGCATTATATGACATAAAAGCAGGTGAGATAAAAAAACTCAATTTGTATTCATTATTGAGAGTCAACACTCCACAAAATATACCTTCAAATAATGACTCAGGTGGAGGAGGTGGCGGATGCTTTATCGCAACAGCTACTTATGGTAGTTACTTAGCCCCTGAAGTTGTAGTCTTAAGACAATTTAGAGATAATTTCTTGCTCAAATATGAAATAGGTAAAAAACTTGTGAAAATTTATTACAAATATTCTCCAAAATATGCCAATATAATAAGAAGTAACAGTACATTAAAATTTATATCTATCTTGATATTGACCCCTATTGTTTTGGCCATAAAATATCCTATATATACAATTATATTTGCACTTGCAGTTTTGGTATCTTTTATTTTGAGGATGAAATATCAAAGACTTTTTAAGTTAAATAGATAACTTCTTTAGATAGAATCTTGATTAAAATGACTTTCAAGATGTCATCACTTTACCATTTTAGAAAGCAGTAAGACAGATAGCGCATAATTGTCACTTGGATTATACTTTCTAAGCACGTCAAAATTTTTAAAAGTTGCCCAATAATCCTGACCGATTTTGTTTATTTTAACCTCACCCCGTTTGATATTAAAAGGAAAAATCACACCTCTTTTTCTTAAAAACGATATTTTTGTATAAGTAGTAATAGCGCTGTTTACATTTTTCACCACAACAGCCTTAGGTTTGCCATAATCCCAGCCATTTTTACTTAAA encodes:
- a CDS encoding lytic murein transglycosylase, which translates into the protein LSKNGWDYGKPKAVVVKNVNSAITTYTKISFLRKRGVIFPFNIKRGEVKINKIGQDYWATFKNFDVLRKYNPSDNYALSVLLLSKMVK